One window of uncultured Methanoregula sp. genomic DNA carries:
- a CDS encoding helix-turn-helix domain-containing protein, protein MTYTKNGKTYHCGVEAALDVIGGKWKPLILWALGDNVLRFGELQKGLPGVNAKMLTKQLRELEEDGVITRKVYPEVPPRVEYSITDFGRTLIPILRALCTWGTQYLGVENEGAKTSACHGKAKEHKAKI, encoded by the coding sequence ATGACCTATACGAAAAACGGCAAGACCTACCACTGCGGTGTTGAGGCTGCACTCGATGTGATTGGCGGCAAGTGGAAACCACTCATCCTCTGGGCTCTCGGAGACAATGTTCTTCGTTTCGGCGAGCTGCAGAAAGGATTGCCGGGAGTCAATGCCAAGATGCTGACAAAGCAGCTCCGCGAACTCGAGGAAGACGGGGTTATTACCCGGAAGGTCTACCCGGAAGTCCCGCCCCGGGTGGAATATTCGATCACCGATTTCGGCAGGACACTCATCCCGATACTCCGGGCTCTTTGTACATGGGGAACGCAGTATCTCGGCGTAGAGAACGAAGGCGCCAAAACCTCTGCATGCCACGGTAAGGCAAAAGAGCATAAAGCGAAGATCTGA
- a CDS encoding flavin reductase family protein, with amino-acid sequence MEKKQIGQNFFIPMPVVLVGTQVNGKANFMAVGWITRANGNPPMIACGIGNHHATAGGIAETKTFSVNIPSSDLLEKTDYCGIVSGEKTDKSQVFDVFYGSLETAPMIRECPVTLECRLVQSVPLPSNTLFIGEIVGAYADGRVIKDNKPDFPAIDPLFLTMPDNRYWTLGKYAGDAWSAGKTLVKR; translated from the coding sequence ATGGAAAAGAAACAGATTGGACAGAACTTTTTCATACCGATGCCGGTAGTCCTTGTCGGGACACAGGTAAATGGTAAGGCAAATTTCATGGCGGTGGGCTGGATTACCCGTGCAAATGGCAATCCCCCAATGATCGCATGCGGGATTGGAAATCATCATGCTACTGCAGGGGGAATTGCAGAGACGAAAACCTTCTCGGTGAATATCCCATCCTCGGATCTGCTGGAAAAGACCGATTACTGCGGGATTGTCTCTGGAGAAAAAACCGATAAATCTCAGGTTTTCGATGTGTTCTATGGTTCCCTGGAAACCGCACCCATGATCAGGGAATGCCCGGTCACCCTTGAATGCAGGCTCGTACAGAGCGTCCCGCTACCGTCCAACACGCTCTTCATTGGTGAAATCGTGGGGGCTTATGCGGATGGCAGGGTGATCAAGGACAACAAGCCGGACTTCCCGGCGATAGATCCGCTGTTCCTGACGATGCCGGACAACCGCTACTGGACTCTTGGTAAGTACGCCGGCGA